A window of the Mucilaginibacter sp. cycad4 genome harbors these coding sequences:
- the mobC gene encoding plasmid mobilization relaxosome protein MobC, giving the protein MVDRKQKTGRPKSDGNKRHKFHNVRFTEDEFKNFENLAKELNLSKTELIRIRVLENAKNLVTNSRELLNYLDGIGSEMGRIGNNINQLARHANVLKLQGTLHPTVVKHFETLLDDYIKIQRQLEISLRKIIRLMGK; this is encoded by the coding sequence ATGGTTGACCGAAAACAGAAAACGGGGAGACCCAAATCAGATGGGAATAAACGTCATAAATTTCATAACGTAAGATTTACCGAAGATGAATTTAAAAACTTCGAGAATTTGGCGAAGGAACTTAATTTATCCAAAACCGAGCTAATCCGAATTAGGGTTCTGGAAAATGCCAAAAACTTAGTCACTAACTCGCGGGAGCTCCTTAATTACCTGGATGGAATCGGGTCAGAAATGGGCCGCATAGGCAATAACATCAACCAGTTGGCCAGGCATGCAAATGTGCTTAAATTACAGGGCACTCTCCACCCGACCGTTGTTAAGCATTTTGAAACCCTTTTGGATGATTACATAAAAATTCAGCGGCAACTCGAAATATCACTTCGAAAGATAATTCGCCTGATGGGCAAATAA
- a CDS encoding transposase — translation MKIVKRYSDDFKREVAELYLTSDLTQQQIADKFGIPGHASIQQWVRKFGGEFRTPVMDNPPKKPKSELPDTAEGMARRILELEAALERERLTNLATNKMIDIAERDLNISIRKKSGAKQSKK, via the coding sequence ATGAAAATTGTAAAGCGCTATTCGGACGATTTCAAGCGTGAAGTGGCCGAACTCTATTTAACATCCGACCTTACCCAACAGCAAATTGCAGACAAATTTGGTATCCCAGGACATGCCTCAATCCAACAATGGGTTCGTAAATTTGGAGGAGAATTCAGAACACCCGTTATGGATAATCCACCAAAAAAACCTAAATCGGAATTACCGGACACGGCCGAAGGTATGGCTCGGCGTATTCTGGAACTGGAAGCAGCCCTCGAAAGAGAGCGCCTGACGAATTTGGCTACAAACAAGATGATTGATATTGCTGAACGCGATCTTAACATCTCCATCAGAAAAAAGTCTGGAGCCAAACAGTCAAAGAAGTAA
- a CDS encoding IS3 family transposase gives MFGFTRQAYYQLQKYEYKCRAQSQIVLEMVQKERSSLPGIGGRKLLSMISMPMKRENIHMGRDAFFDLLRENHLLVRHSKTKVVTTDSRHRYRRYPNLIRDILLTRPHQLWVSDITYIVTSEGYLYLSLITDAYSRKIVGWNLSNKLDADGAVYALEMALSGLPDNKAAELIHHSDRGIQYCCDKYISKLRPYHIKISMTENGDPLENAIAERINGTLKTEWLNKTKPGTKKETALRLSGIIDAYNTKRPHMSINMLTPEIAHSSEGELPRQWKNYWKEKHNQIGCDE, from the coding sequence TTGTTTGGCTTTACCAGACAGGCCTATTACCAGTTACAGAAATACGAGTATAAATGCCGTGCTCAATCACAAATCGTGCTTGAAATGGTCCAAAAAGAACGCAGTAGTCTTCCTGGTATTGGAGGTCGTAAGTTACTAAGTATGATCAGTATGCCAATGAAAAGAGAAAACATACATATGGGTCGGGACGCTTTTTTTGATTTGTTAAGGGAGAACCATTTACTGGTACGCCATAGCAAAACCAAAGTAGTAACAACCGATTCAAGGCATCGGTATCGTAGGTATCCTAACCTTATCCGCGATATTCTTTTAACGCGGCCACATCAATTATGGGTAAGTGATATCACATATATCGTAACCAGTGAGGGTTATTTGTACCTTTCATTGATCACAGATGCTTATTCCCGTAAGATCGTCGGCTGGAATCTGTCCAACAAACTGGATGCCGATGGTGCCGTGTATGCTTTAGAAATGGCTCTTTCCGGCTTACCTGATAACAAAGCTGCTGAACTTATTCATCATTCAGATCGTGGCATTCAATATTGCTGTGATAAATACATCTCTAAGCTTCGGCCTTACCATATCAAAATTAGCATGACTGAGAATGGTGACCCATTAGAAAATGCGATAGCAGAGCGGATAAACGGCACTTTAAAAACCGAATGGTTGAATAAAACCAAGCCTGGTACCAAAAAGGAAACTGCTTTGCGTCTATCAGGAATCATTGATGCCTACAATACCAAAAGGCCTCATATGAGTATTAATATGCTGACACCTGAAATAGCTCATTCCAGCGAAGGAGAGCTGCCAAGGCAATGGAAAAATTATTGGAAAGAAAAACATAATCAAATCGGTTGTGATGAGTAA
- a CDS encoding relaxase/mobilization nuclease domain-containing protein, which translates to MIAKILPKPSRNFAGVNYNTNKIDRNKGELMRAANFGPLDALTNLRPQDYINYFQVFSARNKRIGNPQFHAVLSAKGQSYSKEELTKVAVDWLTKMGYGSQPYLIVFHKDTENNHVHIVSTRVGRDGKKISTAYEHVRSLNNLNTVLGYDQALKYRFSTKAQFQLVLESLGFIGRDYNDEKLVARIEKFVIDDSRADELKQLLNTMKEQPGFVANLKRDYNIELVFHSAHGKKPYGYTIIDHQTRQVFKGSEVLGLKYLHGEKPITYHAIGSTNFLAQEADYGSTQSEHVAPLHIGPVFIANDVDDQQVLGMKRRRQRKARTNTR; encoded by the coding sequence ATGATTGCAAAGATTCTTCCCAAACCATCCAGAAACTTTGCCGGGGTCAATTACAACACCAACAAAATTGACCGTAACAAGGGCGAGCTGATGCGCGCAGCCAACTTCGGGCCACTTGACGCGCTGACGAATTTAAGGCCACAGGACTATATCAATTATTTTCAGGTCTTTTCCGCTCGAAATAAAAGGATTGGCAACCCTCAATTTCATGCTGTATTATCCGCAAAGGGTCAGTCTTACTCCAAAGAGGAACTGACAAAGGTAGCTGTTGACTGGCTTACAAAAATGGGGTACGGCAGCCAGCCATACCTGATCGTATTTCATAAAGATACCGAAAACAACCATGTACATATTGTTTCTACCAGGGTGGGTAGGGATGGTAAAAAGATCAGCACCGCTTATGAACACGTTCGCTCGCTCAATAATTTAAACACAGTCCTGGGTTATGATCAGGCCTTGAAATATCGCTTTTCTACGAAAGCTCAATTCCAGCTGGTACTCGAAAGCCTTGGTTTCATTGGACGTGATTATAATGATGAAAAGCTTGTAGCCAGAATCGAAAAGTTTGTGATCGATGATTCACGTGCGGATGAGCTAAAACAATTGTTGAATACGATGAAAGAGCAGCCTGGATTTGTAGCTAACCTGAAAAGGGATTACAATATCGAGCTTGTATTTCACAGCGCCCATGGAAAAAAGCCCTATGGCTATACCATCATCGATCATCAAACCCGACAAGTATTTAAAGGAAGTGAAGTGCTCGGCTTGAAATATCTCCACGGCGAAAAACCGATCACATACCATGCGATCGGTTCAACTAACTTTTTAGCGCAAGAAGCGGACTACGGAAGTACACAATCCGAACATGTGGCGCCGCTACATATCGGTCCCGTCTTTATCGCAAACGATGTTGACGACCAACAAGTCCTAGGCATGAAGCGCCGCAGGCAAAGAAAAGCAAGAACTAATACCCGATAA
- a CDS encoding ParA family protein: protein MICLFGNQKGGVGKSTLTVLSGNYLSLDKSWPVTIIDMDYQQSISQKFEKAKVLENAEPYDVMPASLETYPMLHNVLTRNKKDAILIDLPGKLDDDGLIPVFKSADMVVCPFAYDEFTYESTVLFTVVLKKVNPGIRVVFIPNRIKANVKFETMTEVNEQLSKFGTITAIIPDRIDFQRITTFNTPVSLYPVISPIFEQVFAKHLWNP, encoded by the coding sequence ATGATCTGTTTATTTGGAAATCAAAAAGGCGGTGTCGGCAAAAGTACGCTCACCGTCCTATCAGGGAATTACCTGAGCCTGGATAAGTCCTGGCCCGTAACTATCATCGATATGGATTATCAGCAATCCATATCCCAAAAATTCGAAAAGGCTAAAGTATTGGAAAACGCGGAACCTTATGACGTTATGCCGGCCAGCCTGGAAACCTATCCCATGTTGCACAATGTGCTGACCCGGAATAAAAAGGACGCGATCCTCATCGACCTTCCCGGAAAGCTGGACGATGATGGGTTGATCCCTGTTTTCAAGTCGGCTGATATGGTGGTCTGCCCGTTCGCATACGATGAATTTACTTATGAATCGACCGTGCTTTTTACGGTTGTGCTCAAGAAGGTTAATCCCGGTATAAGGGTGGTATTTATACCCAACCGGATCAAGGCCAATGTAAAATTTGAAACAATGACCGAAGTTAACGAGCAACTGTCCAAATTCGGGACGATTACCGCAATCATACCTGACCGAATCGACTTTCAGCGGATTACCACCTTCAATACTCCGGTATCACTTTACCCGGTCATCAGCCCGATTTTCGAACAAGTCTTTGCAAAACACCTATGGAATCCATGA
- a CDS encoding DUF4134 family protein has protein sequence MKAFLMVGCCLLPLPAMAQPGISEMQQAQQNLSSTFFSAFDFSLVIAALFGITGAVRIYHNWQMGKDRIDNDVAGWFFAAFFMVLAGAFLKAIFGI, from the coding sequence ATGAAAGCTTTCCTGATGGTAGGCTGCTGCCTTTTGCCCTTACCGGCAATGGCGCAACCCGGCATATCGGAAATGCAACAGGCTCAGCAAAATCTCTCATCTACATTCTTTTCCGCCTTTGACTTCTCGCTCGTGATAGCCGCACTCTTTGGCATTACCGGGGCAGTCAGGATCTACCATAACTGGCAAATGGGCAAGGACCGCATCGATAATGATGTCGCAGGCTGGTTCTTTGCTGCCTTCTTCATGGTGCTGGCAGGTGCATTTCTCAAAGCGATATTTGGAATTTGA
- a CDS encoding DUF4134 domain-containing protein, with protein MFNKTKKLLASAVLLAMNVPVFAQSGVNGLNTATTTLKTYVAPVTNITLVIGGIVGIVGAIRVYSKWNSGDQDINKELMGWGGSCVFLVVSALVIKAFFGL; from the coding sequence ATGTTTAACAAAACCAAAAAACTGCTGGCTTCAGCTGTCCTGCTGGCCATGAATGTGCCGGTATTCGCTCAAAGTGGTGTTAATGGCTTGAACACCGCCACAACTACCCTTAAAACTTATGTCGCACCTGTAACCAACATCACTTTAGTGATCGGCGGTATTGTCGGCATTGTCGGTGCGATCCGGGTTTATTCTAAATGGAACTCGGGAGACCAGGATATTAATAAAGAACTCATGGGCTGGGGAGGTTCGTGTGTTTTCCTGGTGGTTTCCGCGCTGGTCATCAAAGCATTCTTCGGTCTGTAA
- a CDS encoding plasmid transfer protein encodes MARKFAVYKGLERPLIFKGFKGKYIYWGLASLLSGLVFGALTMSLVNMWLGAMVLIGFTVGGLLYCASRQKGGLHAKSRNTNVLILYHHGRKNHI; translated from the coding sequence ATGGCCAGAAAATTCGCTGTTTATAAGGGGCTTGAACGGCCCCTTATATTCAAAGGCTTTAAAGGGAAATACATTTACTGGGGCTTAGCTTCCCTTTTATCCGGCCTTGTCTTCGGTGCCCTCACCATGTCGCTGGTCAATATGTGGCTCGGGGCAATGGTGCTTATCGGCTTCACAGTCGGCGGCCTGCTGTATTGTGCCAGCAGGCAAAAAGGCGGATTACATGCCAAAAGCCGCAACACCAATGTTTTAATCCTTTACCATCATGGGCGCAAAAACCATATTTAA